In Fimbriimonadia bacterium, a genomic segment contains:
- the rpsU gene encoding 30S ribosomal protein S21, giving the protein MIQVQVQQNESIDAALKRFNQKLQQSGILKELKEHAHYEKPSEKKRRLRRRRRR; this is encoded by the coding sequence TTGATTCAAGTTCAGGTGCAGCAAAACGAGTCCATTGACGCGGCTCTGAAGCGGTTCAACCAGAAGCTGCAGCAGAGCGGCATTCTAAAGGAACTCAAAGAGCATGCTCATTACGAGAAGCCGAGCGAGAAGAAGAGACGGCTGCGTCGTCGCCGTCGCCGATAG